The genome window GATTGATGCGCGTCAGCCCTAGTTATCGATTTTCGGGTCACGAGACCTTCCCCTGCCGGTATGCATGGCTACCGAAGGCGATTGGAGTCATCGCCACCGAGCCTGCGGTTCTCGCAGACGACAAGAAGGCCATGGTTGCATTGGGGCTCGGCAAGAACATGGTCAGGGCAACTCGGTTCTGGGTGCAGGCTTCCGGGATGGCGACACTCGGGGCCAATGGACAGTTTGCAATCACTCCCCTTGGCGAGCAGATTCTCGGAGAGTTTGGGCTCGATCCCTTCTTGGAGGATGTTCGGACGCTGTGGCTGCTCCACTGGCAACTATCTTCCCATGTTGCTGAGCCGCTCTTTGCGTGGGACTTTTTGCTGAATCGGTGGCCGCATCCGGAGTTGTCGAAATCCGCCGCGTTGCGCGCTTTTCGCCACGAGTCCGACCGAATGGACCGGGAGCGAGAGCTCTCAGACTCGACTTTCGCCATTTTTGGGCAGCC of Cystobacter ferrugineus contains these proteins:
- a CDS encoding DUF4007 family protein, with the translated sequence MRVSPSYRFSGHETFPCRYAWLPKAIGVIATEPAVLADDKKAMVALGLGKNMVRATRFWVQASGMATLGANGQFAITPLGEQILGEFGLDPFLEDVRTLWLLHWQLSSHVAEPLFAWDFLLNRWPHPELSKSAALRAFRHESDRMDRERELSDSTFAIFGQPRAIGHAALG